In Limibacter armeniacum, the sequence CCAAGTAGGTAATGAGATCAAAGGACTTTGGAAGAAGTTTTGGAGGGGAATTAGTCCCAAAACACCATCTGAAAAACTGGTTTTTAGTTGGTTATAAAAAAGTGTACCGTAGAGTGCTAAATACCATTAAATCATCCCATAGCCGTCAATACATCTTAGATTAATACTATATTGAAAAGGATTAAAATTAAATGCTTTTTTAAAAATGAAAAAACTATTTCTAGACGACATTAGGACAATCAATATGGTTTACGATAAATCCATGGAATCGGAATTTGACATCGTAAGGACGTACAGCGACTTTGTTGATTACATAAAAACAAATGGTCTTCCCGACTTCATCAGTTTTGACAATGACCTAGGACTAGATAATAAAGGAGAGGTCGCACTAGACGGCTATGCGGCAGCCAAATGGTTAGTTTATGAATCCGAACTTGACTTAACTAACCTAAAATTTAAAGTGCATTCTGCTAATCCAGTTGCAGCCAAACAGATTCATGGGCTTTTGACTAATTATATCAGGCACTTAAATGAAAAGTAAAAACAGTCACCAACTATAATCTCTGCTAGTACTAATCAATCTTAATGATAACAGCTTTCAGTTAATTCAACCTATTTACTTTCGCAGTGTTATAACCTAGATTTCTGCATTTTAAAGATAAAAAGATAAGTAAGAAGTAATCAGTTATTTTTTTAATATTTACAACTAGAACTATCTACTCAAAAATATCAATGAACTCATTTTGCAAAGCTAAGTTGTCAACGATTCTCTTCTTTGTTTTAAGTATAAGTTGTATTTCAGCCCAAACACTTGATAGAAGAAAGTTAAATACTGAAACAGCTATTGAAGAAACTATATCTTCATTTGAAAACCATACATATACTATTGATTTAGAAAATGGGATGGCAATTATAGGAAAGGTTATACAGGTAAATATAGATCTTGTAATTGATATCTATAAGCCAAATGGTCAACTTTTAAAACAAATTGAGAGTCCCAATGGAAAAAATGGAGTTGAAGCCATTGATATAACTTCCAATGAATCTGGAACTTATAAAATAAATATTCATACACTTGATAAAAACACCTTCAAAGGAAGCTATCAACTAAAAGTTGAACAGATTTTAACTTTGGAACAAAATACAAGGCGTATTATAAAGAGAGAACTTCCAACTGACACATTATATAATCTATGGGAAGCCTCGCTTACTGATGATAAAGCTATTGACACTTTTTTAGCTGCTCAAGCCCAAAGTCATATAATAGAGCTTATTGATAGTGATGATTCAAATATGCTTGTAACTTACTTCTGTGTGCCTCACAAAAACACAGAGTATGTTATGTTAAGTGGCGGACCTGATTTTTTAGGATTAAGATTTCAGAGATTACCAAATACTAAATTATTTTTTGTAACCCAGCGAGTA encodes:
- a CDS encoding cyclic-phosphate processing receiver domain-containing protein; this encodes MKKLFLDDIRTINMVYDKSMESEFDIVRTYSDFVDYIKTNGLPDFISFDNDLGLDNKGEVALDGYAAAKWLVYESELDLTNLKFKVHSANPVAAKQIHGLLTNYIRHLNEK